In the Carboxydothermus hydrogenoformans Z-2901 genome, one interval contains:
- a CDS encoding nitroreductase family protein, giving the protein MMEKFLEVLNTRRSIRKFLDHPVEKEKILKILEAGMNAPSAGNEQPWHFVVVTDRQKMLAMKEKHPYAAMLAEAAAAIAVVADPKLLKYPGPGQELWIQDLSAATENILLAIHALGLGGVWLAVHPFEEREREIAKILEIPEGYRILNLIALGYPNQKPDTTTRFKEERIHWEKW; this is encoded by the coding sequence ATGATGGAAAAATTTCTGGAAGTTTTAAACACCCGACGCAGCATTAGAAAATTTCTTGATCATCCGGTGGAAAAGGAGAAAATTTTAAAAATCCTGGAAGCGGGGATGAATGCGCCTTCGGCAGGTAACGAACAACCCTGGCATTTTGTCGTTGTAACCGACCGGCAAAAAATGCTGGCCATGAAAGAAAAGCATCCTTATGCAGCTATGCTTGCCGAAGCAGCAGCGGCAATTGCTGTGGTTGCTGATCCAAAACTACTGAAATATCCCGGTCCTGGGCAGGAATTGTGGATTCAGGACCTGTCTGCAGCAACGGAAAATATTCTCCTTGCTATACACGCTTTAGGGTTAGGCGGTGTTTGGTTGGCAGTACATCCTTTCGAAGAGCGGGAGCGCGAAATAGCTAAAATTTTAGAAATTCCCGAAGGCTATCGCATTTTAAACTTGATAGCTTTGGGTTATCCCAACCAAAAGCCCGATACGACTACCCGCTTTAAAGAAGAAAGGATTCACTGGGAAAAATGGTAA
- a CDS encoding precorrin-2 dehydrogenase/sirohydrochlorin ferrochelatase family protein → MYPISLNLRGTPVLVVGGGRVALRKVQNLLREGAKITVVAPKTLPELMSLAQSGQIKLYLREFQEEDLSGPKLVFAATDNSELNKRIANLCQRLGIWVNVADNPEESNFIVPAVWRRGGWEIAVGTSGLSPLAARLLKEELSWLIDPAWDDYLKFWGELRKALKESNIEKNRREEILKEVAKIYDYRKFCREKPSVKLILEKFK, encoded by the coding sequence GTGTATCCTATCAGTTTAAATTTAAGGGGGACCCCCGTGTTAGTAGTAGGGGGTGGTCGGGTTGCCCTTCGAAAGGTGCAAAATCTTCTCCGAGAAGGTGCAAAAATTACCGTAGTTGCCCCGAAAACTCTTCCGGAATTAATGAGTCTGGCCCAGAGCGGGCAAATTAAACTTTATCTGCGGGAATTTCAGGAAGAAGATTTATCCGGCCCCAAGTTAGTCTTTGCTGCCACCGATAATTCAGAGCTTAATAAAAGAATAGCTAATCTTTGTCAAAGACTGGGGATTTGGGTCAACGTAGCCGACAATCCCGAGGAGTCCAATTTTATTGTTCCAGCGGTTTGGCGCCGGGGAGGTTGGGAAATAGCTGTGGGGACCTCAGGGTTATCTCCCCTGGCGGCCCGCCTTTTAAAAGAAGAGCTTTCCTGGTTAATTGATCCTGCCTGGGATGATTACCTGAAATTTTGGGGGGAATTACGTAAAGCCTTAAAGGAAAGCAATATTGAGAAAAATAGGAGGGAAGAAATTTTAAAAGAAGTAGCCAAGATTTATGATTACCGGAAGTTTTGCCGGGAAAAACCTTCGGTAAAATTAATCTTGGAAAAATTTAAATAA
- a CDS encoding energy-coupling factor ABC transporter permease: protein MLKTNFRLLFLLIFLLIPTPVLAMHIMEGFLPVKWVIFWDLVTLPFIMVGFIRLQREATQGPGAKLMLAFAGAFIFVLSALKMPSVTGSCSHPTGTGLAAILFGPFITTVLGFIVLIFQALLLAHGGLTTLGANTFSMAVAGPLVAYGVYKGLQKAGINSNFSIFLAAMLGDLVTYIVTSVQLALAFPGSSLFLSALKFMGIFALTQIPLAISEGILTVLTYNFLSRYEDAKIWVEKGEH from the coding sequence ATGTTAAAAACCAATTTTCGCTTATTGTTTCTGTTAATTTTTCTTTTAATTCCCACCCCGGTTCTTGCCATGCATATTATGGAAGGGTTTTTACCGGTAAAATGGGTGATTTTCTGGGATCTTGTTACTCTACCTTTTATAATGGTAGGTTTTATCCGTTTGCAAAGGGAAGCTACCCAGGGGCCGGGAGCGAAACTAATGTTAGCTTTTGCCGGAGCGTTTATCTTTGTTTTATCGGCGCTAAAAATGCCTTCGGTAACGGGCAGTTGTTCCCATCCTACCGGAACGGGGTTGGCTGCAATTTTATTTGGGCCCTTTATCACAACCGTATTAGGTTTTATTGTTTTGATTTTTCAGGCTCTTCTTTTAGCCCACGGTGGCCTTACCACCCTTGGTGCTAATACTTTCTCCATGGCAGTTGCTGGACCACTGGTAGCTTACGGGGTTTATAAAGGGTTACAGAAAGCCGGAATTAATAGTAATTTTAGCATTTTTTTAGCGGCCATGCTGGGAGACCTGGTCACCTATATCGTTACTTCGGTCCAACTGGCGTTAGCCTTTCCGGGAAGTTCTCTTTTTTTAAGTGCTTTAAAATTTATGGGAATCTTTGCCTTAACCCAAATTCCTTTAGCTATAAGTGAAGGGATTTTAACGGTTTTAACCTATAATTTCTTGAGCCGTTATGAAGATGCCAAAATATGGGTAGAAAAGGGTGAGCATTAA
- a CDS encoding energy-coupling factor ABC transporter substrate-binding protein: protein MRTFTNIILLILVIALIAVPMFLVKGEFSGADELASRVIEKQDPNYKPWFSPVWEPPSGEIESFLFALQAALGAGVVGFYLGYLKGKKEGKNVNGTVGLSKSFKEN, encoded by the coding sequence ATGAGAACGTTTACCAATATCATCCTGCTAATTTTGGTAATAGCGTTAATTGCGGTTCCCATGTTTTTAGTTAAAGGGGAATTTTCCGGCGCCGATGAATTAGCCTCCCGGGTGATTGAAAAGCAAGACCCCAATTATAAGCCCTGGTTTTCCCCCGTCTGGGAACCGCCCAGCGGCGAGATAGAGTCGTTTTTATTTGCCCTGCAGGCGGCTTTGGGAGCTGGGGTTGTGGGATTTTATCTGGGGTACTTGAAGGGAAAGAAGGAAGGAAAAAATGTTAACGGAACAGTTGGCTTATCAAAGTCCTTTAAGGAAAATTGA
- the cbiQ gene encoding cobalt ECF transporter T component CbiQ produces MLTEQLAYQSPLRKIDPVYKLLFSFTLLFLGLTAPNPFFTLLPTLGVVSFFLVRKGKIPGQIYLKYLLLPGGFLLASLIGIMIDFRPAPYVNWQNLFLALNAGGRALTSLLGLYFLIFTTPLLDLIAGLSRFGIPQFIIEIIIFIHRFIFIFFEIAGEIIKAQEARLGYRNFRRGIYSFSLLTTGIFKGGLARAGQMTISLESRGYNDKIVFLQPDYQNQNYPLLFWGIVVVLALFTYGGAFIWRSF; encoded by the coding sequence ATGTTAACGGAACAGTTGGCTTATCAAAGTCCTTTAAGGAAAATTGACCCTGTTTATAAACTTCTTTTTTCCTTTACGCTTTTATTCCTGGGGTTAACAGCTCCCAATCCTTTTTTTACCTTACTCCCTACCCTTGGGGTAGTAAGCTTTTTTCTGGTGAGAAAGGGAAAAATCCCCGGGCAAATTTATCTTAAGTACTTGCTTTTACCGGGAGGTTTTTTGCTGGCAAGCTTAATCGGGATAATGATTGACTTCCGGCCAGCTCCTTATGTTAACTGGCAAAATTTGTTTTTGGCTTTAAATGCCGGCGGTCGTGCCCTTACTTCTCTTCTGGGTTTGTATTTTTTAATTTTTACCACTCCCCTCCTGGATTTAATAGCGGGACTTTCGAGATTTGGTATTCCTCAATTTATAATTGAAATAATTATTTTTATTCACCGGTTTATTTTTATATTCTTCGAAATAGCCGGGGAAATCATTAAAGCCCAGGAGGCAAGGCTGGGCTACCGAAATTTTCGCCGGGGCATCTACTCCTTTTCTCTCTTAACTACCGGGATTTTTAAAGGAGGATTGGCCCGGGCGGGACAAATGACCATTTCTTTAGAAAGCCGGGGATACAACGATAAAATAGTTTTTTTGCAACCGGATTATCAAAATCAAAATTACCCCTTGCTATTTTGGGGAATAGTAGTTGTGCTGGCGCTCTTTACTTATGGAGGTGCTTTTATTTGGAGGAGCTTTTAA
- the cbiD gene encoding cobalt-precorrin-5B (C(1))-methyltransferase CbiD, whose product MEELLTVKGLKYVYPTGNVALDGLNLEIKKGERLFVLGENGAGKTTFFLHLNGILKPTAGELFWRGEKFSYKRDFLLRLRQKVGVVFQDPETQLVAGTVAEEISYGLFNLGYAESKVWEKVEETLKELGIWELRDQPIASLSLGQKKLVALGAILAMEPELLVLDEPTAFLDRYHTRLFLNIVERQWQKGITIVAATHEIDLAYRFADRVAVLHAGKLLASGPPEEILLESRILESANLEEPWLLRGSKILKDSGRLLAHEYPVKEEKKFWEVLNRVKTPRYGVTTGTVAAAAALGAARFLLLGEKMKAITINTPAGITFTLTPEILEKNATEAVCGIRKEAGDDPDVTDQALIIARVRRQNFPGITIKGGRGVGVVTEPGLAVPVGEAAINPVPRQQIKEALEPLILGGETGLEVIIEVPEGEKLASQTLNPILGIKGGISILGTRGIVVPYSREAYIESLQLQLKRALYLDLKRLVFVLGNKSKKVAQRLNVPAEAIVETGNYLGDMLKISENEGIEKILIIGYLGKLIKTYLGILNLHSQVARGQKEALALFLYSLGESQELINKIYSTKNMEQALEILKSAGKDHYLPLLARAVKEKLKSYYSGLTMDVAFTDISGAIIATTFDRLEEGWPWDG is encoded by the coding sequence TTGGAGGAGCTTTTAACCGTAAAAGGATTAAAATACGTATATCCAACGGGAAATGTGGCTTTAGACGGCTTGAATTTGGAGATTAAAAAAGGTGAGCGGCTTTTTGTCTTAGGGGAAAATGGCGCCGGAAAAACCACTTTTTTTCTCCACTTAAACGGGATTTTAAAACCAACCGCCGGAGAGCTATTTTGGCGGGGGGAAAAGTTTTCGTACAAAAGGGATTTTCTGTTACGACTTCGGCAAAAAGTTGGGGTGGTGTTTCAGGATCCGGAGACCCAGCTTGTTGCCGGTACGGTAGCGGAAGAGATATCTTATGGGCTTTTTAATCTCGGGTATGCGGAAAGTAAAGTGTGGGAAAAGGTGGAAGAAACCTTAAAAGAGCTCGGAATTTGGGAGTTAAGAGACCAGCCGATAGCTTCGCTTAGCCTGGGTCAAAAAAAGCTTGTCGCCCTGGGAGCAATTTTGGCGATGGAGCCGGAGCTTTTAGTTTTAGATGAACCGACGGCGTTTTTGGACCGGTATCACACCCGCCTCTTTTTAAATATTGTTGAACGGCAGTGGCAAAAAGGGATTACGATTGTCGCTGCTACCCATGAAATTGATTTGGCGTATCGTTTTGCCGACAGGGTAGCGGTTTTACATGCCGGAAAACTTTTGGCCTCAGGGCCGCCCGAAGAAATTCTCCTGGAATCCCGGATTTTGGAAAGCGCGAACCTGGAAGAGCCATGGCTTTTAAGGGGCAGCAAAATTTTAAAAGATAGCGGGCGGCTTTTAGCTCACGAATATCCGGTAAAAGAGGAAAAAAAGTTCTGGGAAGTACTTAACCGGGTAAAAACTCCCCGTTACGGGGTAACTACCGGTACTGTAGCCGCGGCAGCGGCTTTGGGAGCAGCCCGTTTCTTGCTCCTGGGGGAAAAAATGAAGGCAATTACCATTAATACGCCGGCAGGAATAACTTTTACTTTAACCCCGGAAATTTTAGAGAAAAATGCGACGGAAGCGGTTTGCGGCATTAGAAAAGAGGCAGGAGATGATCCGGATGTCACCGATCAGGCTTTAATCATAGCCCGGGTACGCCGGCAAAACTTCCCGGGGATTACCATAAAAGGAGGACGGGGAGTGGGAGTTGTTACGGAACCGGGGCTTGCTGTACCGGTGGGAGAAGCGGCAATTAATCCGGTTCCGCGGCAACAAATCAAAGAAGCGCTGGAGCCGTTAATTTTGGGCGGGGAAACGGGGTTGGAAGTGATTATTGAAGTGCCCGAAGGGGAGAAGCTTGCGTCACAAACATTAAATCCGATTTTGGGGATTAAAGGCGGTATTTCCATCCTGGGTACCCGGGGTATTGTCGTACCTTACTCCCGGGAAGCTTATATCGAGTCCCTGCAACTCCAGCTAAAAAGAGCGTTATATTTGGATTTAAAAAGACTTGTTTTTGTTTTGGGCAATAAAAGTAAAAAAGTAGCCCAGAGGTTAAATGTTCCTGCTGAAGCTATTGTCGAAACTGGTAATTATCTGGGGGATATGCTGAAGATTTCTGAGAACGAAGGGATAGAGAAAATTTTAATAATAGGGTACCTGGGAAAACTTATTAAAACTTACCTTGGCATTTTAAACCTTCACAGCCAGGTGGCCCGGGGCCAAAAGGAGGCTTTAGCGTTATTTTTATATTCTCTTGGAGAAAGTCAGGAGTTAATTAATAAAATTTACTCCACCAAAAATATGGAGCAGGCCCTGGAAATTTTGAAGAGCGCCGGGAAAGACCATTACCTGCCTTTACTTGCCCGGGCGGTTAAAGAAAAGTTAAAGAGCTATTATAGCGGTCTTACCATGGATGTGGCTTTTACCGATATATCGGGGGCGATTATTGCTACAACCTTTGACCGCCTTGAGGAGGGATGGCCGTGGGATGGGTAA
- the cbiE gene encoding precorrin-6y C5,15-methyltransferase (decarboxylating) subunit CbiE — protein MAVGWVKVVGVGPGSPEYLTKIGERVIGEADYVAGAEELLKTFAPDKKHLSFGEFGAVLKQIKDLSRSFNIALLLRGDTGFYSLLRKIERENPGLVTEVIPGISSVQLAFARLKKLWDGAAFYSLHGRALPEKLKDEFTVHVFLLGEKIDTSSLKQLLQKHGLEGASYYLLYDLSYPEEKIIKLSFADLPPELSGRGILIAER, from the coding sequence ATGGCCGTGGGATGGGTAAAAGTCGTGGGGGTCGGTCCGGGTAGTCCCGAGTATCTTACTAAAATTGGCGAAAGGGTAATTGGGGAGGCGGATTATGTAGCCGGGGCGGAAGAACTTTTAAAAACTTTTGCTCCGGATAAAAAACATCTATCTTTTGGTGAGTTTGGTGCGGTTTTAAAGCAAATAAAAGATTTATCAAGAAGTTTTAATATTGCTCTTCTTTTGCGGGGCGATACCGGCTTTTACAGTTTATTAAGAAAGATTGAAAGAGAAAATCCAGGACTTGTTACCGAGGTAATACCGGGGATAAGTTCGGTGCAGTTAGCTTTTGCCCGCTTGAAAAAATTGTGGGATGGGGCTGCTTTTTATTCTTTGCATGGAAGAGCCCTGCCGGAAAAATTAAAGGATGAGTTTACGGTCCATGTATTTTTATTAGGAGAGAAAATCGATACCTCTTCCCTAAAACAACTTTTGCAAAAACACGGCCTGGAGGGAGCTTCTTACTATTTACTTTATGATTTAAGCTATCCGGAAGAAAAAATTATAAAGCTTTCCTTTGCCGATTTACCTCCAGAGCTTTCAGGGAGGGGGATATTAATTGCTGAAAGATGA
- the cbiT gene encoding precorrin-6Y C5,15-methyltransferase (decarboxylating) subunit CbiT, translated as MLKDEDFYLPGTPYTKEEIRAVLLKKLNLKGDEVVYEVGSGSGTITVELALSLPRGKVYAFEKDLQRLTVIKENLRRFSVRNVVLLPQALPCDLSAYPPPDMVVIGGSSNLKEVLKQVGACLKNGGVLAGLAVTLESLAIYQEFFQNSSFTDFDGISIAVTRFKKAGSYHILNAQNPVFIFTGRKKGEKNG; from the coding sequence TTGCTGAAAGATGAAGATTTTTATCTACCCGGAACTCCTTATACCAAAGAAGAAATCCGGGCAGTTCTTTTAAAAAAGCTTAACCTGAAAGGCGATGAGGTGGTTTACGAAGTAGGGTCAGGCTCGGGCACTATTACGGTGGAGCTGGCTTTAAGTCTTCCCCGGGGTAAAGTATATGCTTTTGAAAAAGACCTTCAGAGGCTTACCGTAATTAAAGAAAATCTACGAAGATTTTCGGTAAGGAATGTGGTTTTACTACCCCAGGCCTTACCCTGTGATTTATCCGCCTATCCTCCACCGGATATGGTGGTAATTGGTGGAAGTTCTAATTTAAAAGAAGTATTAAAGCAAGTTGGGGCCTGTTTGAAAAATGGTGGGGTCCTTGCCGGTTTGGCAGTTACCCTTGAATCATTAGCTATTTACCAGGAGTTTTTTCAAAACAGCTCTTTTACCGATTTTGACGGGATTAGCATAGCGGTTACCAGGTTTAAAAAAGCAGGAAGCTATCATATCCTGAATGCGCAAAATCCCGTATTTATCTTTACCGGAAGGAAAAAGGGGGAAAAAAATGGCTAA
- a CDS encoding SAM-dependent methyltransferase yields the protein MAKLYVVGVGPGDPELITVKAMKILRGVRVLVFPGKRAFKVVESFLSDDKEILFFNFPMVEDEGQKREAAHTFAQKILEYLNREEVSFFTLGDPGLYSTAGYLLEALKQLGFAGDIEIVPGINSFSLAAAKSFFNLAFEDEKVEILSTLPEDFTFEPKTTYVFLKLSSYYDRFLELVKEAKIQGYYFKELGTEEEKICSFNELPEKTGYFSLALAKRGT from the coding sequence ATGGCTAAACTTTACGTGGTTGGTGTTGGTCCGGGGGACCCCGAGCTTATTACGGTGAAAGCTATGAAGATTTTGCGAGGGGTACGGGTTTTAGTTTTTCCCGGAAAAAGGGCTTTTAAAGTTGTGGAAAGTTTTCTTTCAGATGATAAAGAAATTCTCTTTTTTAATTTTCCCATGGTGGAAGACGAGGGGCAAAAACGGGAAGCGGCGCACACCTTTGCCCAAAAAATTTTAGAGTATTTAAACCGGGAAGAAGTTTCTTTTTTTACCCTGGGAGACCCGGGTTTATACAGTACCGCTGGATATTTATTGGAGGCGCTAAAACAGTTAGGTTTTGCAGGGGATATAGAAATAGTTCCGGGGATAAATTCCTTTTCACTGGCAGCCGCTAAGTCTTTCTTTAACCTGGCTTTTGAAGATGAAAAGGTAGAAATCCTATCGACTTTGCCGGAAGATTTTACTTTTGAGCCCAAAACTACCTATGTTTTTTTAAAACTTTCCTCCTATTACGACCGCTTTTTAGAGCTGGTAAAGGAAGCAAAGATCCAGGGATATTATTTTAAAGAGCTTGGTACCGAAGAGGAAAAAATCTGTTCTTTTAATGAACTTCCCGAAAAAACCGGGTATTTTTCCCTGGCCCTGGCGAAGAGGGGGACTTAG
- the cobM gene encoding precorrin-4 C(11)-methyltransferase yields MKVYLVGAGPGDPELITVKGKKLLEEADLIVYAGSLVNPGLLEYAKPEAVKVDSAPRTLEEIVEIMVEYARAGKVVVRLQTGDPSLYGAVEEQKRALKAYGVELEWVPGVSSFLGAAARLGYELTVPDGTQTVILSRVAGRTPVPEKENLEELAKIGSTLVLFLSVDKIDEVVAQISRVRALDTPVAVVYKATFPEEKIITGTLADIAQKVKEEKINKTALIFVGEFLNPPPTRSKLYAPDFTHGGRRKGD; encoded by the coding sequence GTGAAAGTTTATTTAGTAGGCGCCGGACCTGGAGATCCCGAGTTAATAACTGTTAAAGGGAAAAAACTTTTAGAGGAAGCTGATTTAATTGTTTATGCAGGCTCCCTGGTTAATCCCGGACTTTTGGAATATGCCAAACCGGAGGCGGTGAAAGTTGATTCGGCGCCCAGGACTTTAGAAGAAATAGTGGAGATAATGGTCGAGTATGCTCGAGCCGGAAAAGTTGTCGTACGCTTGCAGACCGGAGACCCATCCCTCTATGGGGCAGTAGAGGAACAAAAAAGAGCTTTAAAAGCCTATGGAGTTGAGCTGGAATGGGTGCCGGGAGTTAGCTCTTTTCTTGGTGCGGCTGCCCGCCTGGGTTACGAATTAACCGTTCCAGACGGTACCCAGACGGTAATTTTAAGCAGGGTTGCCGGGAGAACACCGGTGCCGGAAAAAGAAAACTTAGAGGAATTGGCTAAAATTGGGTCAACCCTTGTGCTCTTTTTAAGTGTGGATAAAATCGACGAGGTTGTCGCCCAAATTTCCCGGGTAAGAGCTCTTGATACTCCGGTAGCGGTAGTTTATAAAGCTACTTTTCCCGAAGAAAAAATTATTACCGGTACTTTAGCGGATATTGCTCAGAAAGTAAAAGAAGAAAAGATAAACAAAACCGCCCTTATCTTTGTAGGGGAGTTTTTAAATCCGCCCCCTACTCGCTCAAAATTATATGCTCCCGATTTTACTCATGGTGGGAGAAGAAAAGGTGATTAA
- a CDS encoding cobalt-precorrin 5A hydrolase encodes MIKNLIIFYFTAAGETLARRFLTLKLGGNVTLFSGKSAEIKNCLKKNWNNDTAFLFIGALGIAVRLIAPFIKDKFSDPAVVVADETGKYFISVLSGHFGGANEICQLLAQKLGGEAVITTATDVQGKVGLDVLARKYVLRYADREVFKRVNAALARGEEVKFFARSLPSDFPYPYLAEIEEEFSGIKVLISPYLIALKPNEYQLYPPAVWVGIGCRRGVEFTLLEKAVLEALQEGGVSLKGVAGIASIDLKKDETALLELAAKYGLKTKFFTREELLEVINKKNLQQSSKVLTKVGVGNVCEAAAIKAAGMGNLILPKKIFPKVSVALAEALRWWE; translated from the coding sequence GTGATTAAGAATTTAATAATTTTTTACTTTACCGCAGCCGGCGAAACTCTGGCCCGGCGCTTTTTAACCCTAAAGCTTGGGGGGAACGTTACTCTCTTTTCCGGTAAAAGCGCGGAAATTAAAAACTGTCTTAAAAAAAACTGGAACAACGATACAGCTTTTCTTTTTATCGGAGCCTTAGGAATTGCGGTTCGCTTAATTGCTCCGTTTATCAAAGATAAGTTTTCCGACCCGGCGGTAGTTGTAGCCGATGAAACGGGTAAATATTTTATAAGCGTTTTATCCGGCCATTTTGGTGGGGCAAATGAAATTTGTCAACTTTTAGCCCAAAAGCTGGGGGGAGAAGCGGTAATTACCACCGCCACCGATGTTCAGGGAAAAGTTGGCTTGGATGTTTTAGCCAGAAAATACGTGTTAAGGTATGCTGACCGGGAAGTTTTTAAAAGGGTAAATGCTGCCTTAGCCCGGGGAGAAGAGGTTAAGTTTTTTGCCAGATCTTTGCCTTCCGATTTTCCCTATCCTTACCTGGCAGAAATTGAAGAGGAGTTTTCTGGCATTAAAGTATTGATTTCGCCGTATCTTATTGCTCTAAAACCCAATGAATACCAGCTCTATCCTCCGGCGGTTTGGGTGGGTATAGGCTGTCGCCGGGGAGTAGAGTTTACCCTGCTGGAAAAGGCAGTTCTCGAAGCTCTACAAGAGGGCGGTGTTTCTTTAAAAGGTGTTGCCGGAATAGCCAGTATCGATCTTAAAAAAGATGAGACTGCTCTCCTGGAGCTGGCAGCGAAATACGGGCTTAAAACAAAATTTTTTACGCGGGAGGAACTTTTGGAAGTAATTAATAAAAAAAATTTACAACAATCTTCTAAAGTTTTAACAAAAGTAGGGGTGGGAAATGTATGCGAAGCGGCGGCTATCAAAGCGGCAGGGATGGGGAATTTAATATTGCCCAAGAAGATTTTTCCCAAAGTGTCAGTAGCTCTGGCGGAAGCCTTGCGGTGGTGGGAATAG
- the cobJ gene encoding precorrin-3B C(17)-methyltransferase, protein MRSGGYQSGRDGEFNIAQEDFSQSVSSSGGSLAVVGIGPGGKEELTPLALSYLQQCTVIIGYKTYIDLVKSLIGEKKLVAYGMKEEQARALEAINLALSGERVVVISGGDAGVYGMSGVVLEALKEKNISPRKVNLTIIPGITSALKAASLLGSPLNHDFCLISLSDLLTPWEVIEKRLRHAALGDFAIALYNPQSHRRKKLRRAIEILLEYKNPATPVGIVREAGRLGEEIKLKTLAEITEEDADMRTVIIIGNSQSYFYENFIITPRGYKW, encoded by the coding sequence ATGCGAAGCGGCGGCTATCAAAGCGGCAGGGATGGGGAATTTAATATTGCCCAAGAAGATTTTTCCCAAAGTGTCAGTAGCTCTGGCGGAAGCCTTGCGGTGGTGGGAATAGGACCGGGAGGAAAGGAAGAACTGACTCCTTTAGCCTTAAGTTACCTCCAGCAGTGTACGGTAATAATTGGTTATAAAACCTATATTGATTTAGTTAAATCTTTAATTGGTGAGAAAAAATTAGTGGCTTACGGTATGAAGGAAGAACAAGCGCGAGCTTTAGAAGCTATCAACCTTGCTCTTTCGGGGGAACGGGTAGTGGTGATCTCCGGCGGTGATGCTGGAGTTTATGGAATGAGCGGGGTGGTATTAGAGGCTCTAAAGGAGAAAAATATTTCCCCCCGGAAAGTAAATTTAACAATTATTCCGGGTATTACTTCTGCTTTAAAAGCAGCAAGCTTGCTGGGATCACCTTTAAACCATGACTTTTGCTTGATAAGTTTATCAGACCTCTTAACTCCCTGGGAGGTAATTGAGAAACGGCTCCGGCATGCAGCTTTAGGAGATTTTGCTATCGCCTTGTACAATCCCCAGAGTCACCGGAGAAAGAAGCTAAGGAGAGCCATTGAAATTTTGCTGGAGTATAAAAATCCAGCTACACCGGTTGGTATTGTTCGGGAGGCCGGAAGATTGGGAGAAGAAATCAAGCTAAAAACTTTAGCGGAAATTACCGAAGAGGATGCCGATATGCGCACGGTAATAATTATCGGAAATAGCCAGAGCTATTTTTATGAAAACTTTATTATTACACCCCGGGGGTATAAGTGGTGA
- the cobK gene encoding precorrin-6A reductase produces MVILLLGGTSESILIADLLEKKGLPFILSVASNLGLMRFKKYEKPLRAGVLDFHGLLEFVQKNGIKLIIDATHPFAKNASENAIRAAQVLNIPYIRFERPRDELKNSLIIEAIDLEAALRELPQLGKRPLITVGVKMLPEIIRKSAVLGQKPVVKVLPLTDNFTLLDGLGIPLEDRLSFWGPGSRELISQLIKFYSLTGLLTKESGDLGGEREKVESFLSQSLPVILIKRPEVFYPQSVSTLDRLEEILTLEAEKWKKQ; encoded by the coding sequence GTGGTGATTTTATTGCTGGGAGGTACCAGTGAAAGTATTTTAATTGCCGATTTGCTCGAAAAAAAAGGTTTACCTTTTATTTTATCGGTGGCGTCAAATTTGGGCCTTATGCGGTTTAAAAAATATGAAAAACCTTTGCGGGCTGGAGTCCTGGATTTTCATGGCCTTCTGGAGTTTGTTCAGAAAAATGGGATAAAGTTAATAATTGATGCTACCCATCCCTTTGCTAAAAATGCCAGTGAAAATGCTATCAGGGCGGCCCAGGTATTAAATATACCCTATATCAGGTTTGAGCGCCCCAGGGATGAATTAAAAAATTCCCTTATCATAGAGGCCATTGATTTAGAAGCTGCACTAAGAGAACTGCCGCAACTTGGTAAGCGTCCATTAATAACTGTGGGAGTAAAAATGCTTCCGGAAATCATCAGAAAAAGTGCTGTTTTAGGGCAAAAGCCGGTAGTCAAAGTTTTGCCCCTAACGGATAATTTTACCCTTTTGGATGGTTTAGGAATTCCTCTCGAGGACCGGCTTTCCTTTTGGGGTCCAGGAAGCCGGGAGCTTATTTCTCAGCTAATTAAATTTTATTCCCTGACCGGTCTTTTGACCAAAGAAAGCGGTGATTTAGGAGGAGAAAGGGAAAAGGTAGAAAGCTTTTTAAGTCAGAGTTTACCGGTAATTTTAATAAAACGTCCTGAGGTTTTTTACCCTCAATCGGTATCCACACTGGACCGGTTGGAAGAAATTTTAACATTGGAGGCGGAAAAATGGAAAAAGCAGTAG